Proteins encoded together in one Streptomyces sp. NA04227 window:
- a CDS encoding MarR family winged helix-turn-helix transcriptional regulator, whose product MLRLDRQICFSLHAAARAFNGVYRVLLKDLGLTYPQYLVMLVLWEQGELPVKRLGEELRLDSGTLSPLLKRLESGGLVTRERSARDERSVEIRLTEEGEALRERALLVPRTIAEATGFDMGEMRELRGSLDRLITALDGVELTAKGAGTAAEHSG is encoded by the coding sequence ATGCTGCGGCTCGACCGGCAGATCTGCTTCTCCCTGCACGCGGCGGCGCGCGCCTTCAACGGCGTCTACCGCGTCCTGCTGAAGGACCTGGGCCTGACCTATCCGCAGTACCTGGTGATGCTGGTGCTCTGGGAACAGGGCGAGCTGCCCGTCAAGCGCCTGGGCGAGGAGCTACGCCTCGACTCGGGCACCCTCTCGCCGCTCCTCAAGCGCCTGGAGTCGGGCGGGCTGGTCACCCGGGAACGCTCCGCGCGCGACGAGCGCTCGGTCGAGATCCGGCTCACCGAGGAGGGCGAAGCCCTGCGCGAGCGCGCCCTGCTCGTCCCCCGCACCATCGCCGAGGCCACCGGTTTCGACATGGGCGAGATGCGGGAACTGCGCGGCAGCCTGGACCGGTTGATCACCGCCCTGGACGGCGTCGAGCTCACGGCCAAGGGCGCGGGCACCGCCGCGGAGCACTCCGGCTAA
- a CDS encoding organic hydroperoxide resistance protein gives MNALYTAVATANGREGRAVSSDGQLDLPLAFPPALGGDGKGTNPEQLFAAGYAACYASALGLVGRQAKVDTSEISVTAEVGIGDDGDGFGLQVTLRVELPESLAGPVGEDLVHRAHQTCPYSKATRGNIPVELVVE, from the coding sequence ATGAACGCGCTGTACACCGCCGTGGCGACCGCGAACGGGCGTGAGGGGCGGGCCGTGAGTTCGGACGGGCAGCTCGATCTGCCGCTCGCCTTCCCGCCCGCCCTGGGCGGCGACGGCAAGGGCACCAACCCCGAGCAGCTCTTCGCCGCCGGGTACGCCGCCTGCTACGCCAGCGCCCTCGGCCTGGTCGGCCGGCAGGCCAAGGTGGACACCAGTGAGATCTCCGTGACCGCCGAAGTGGGCATCGGCGACGACGGCGACGGCTTCGGACTGCAGGTCACCCTGCGGGTGGAACTGCCGGAGTCGCTCGCCGGGCCGGTCGGCGAGGACCTCGTCCACCGGGCCCACCAGACCTGCCCGTACTCCAAGGCGACCCGCGGCAACATCCCGGTGGAGCTCGTCGTCGAGTAA
- a CDS encoding class I SAM-dependent methyltransferase, translating into MTSATTELPRPASLAEVKGWFRPVDQQLFRWFLSRQLDHEQRGDLLEMGAYMGKSAIFMASYLRSSETFTVCDLFDSPAPDAANTKEMNKSYSTLTRRAFEANYLSFHEKLPEVVQAPTSVVPEHVTDGSCRFVHVDASHLYEHVHGDIAAAHKALVPEGIVSLDDYRAEHCPGVAFATWEAVAVDGLHPICATGTKFYGTWGDPEPVREALLAWLKGRGDMWHEVQGLGEERLIRIDGKKAATPDQPESKHTAAAPPAPEPKPAPVAEPAAARPAMNRPSRARRLAKDILPPIVTRAVRRKR; encoded by the coding sequence ATGACCAGCGCCACCACGGAGCTCCCCCGCCCCGCCTCCCTCGCGGAGGTGAAGGGCTGGTTCCGCCCCGTCGACCAGCAGCTGTTCCGATGGTTCCTGTCCCGTCAACTGGACCACGAGCAGCGCGGCGACCTGCTGGAGATGGGCGCCTACATGGGCAAGAGCGCCATTTTCATGGCCTCCTACCTGCGCTCTTCGGAAACGTTCACGGTGTGCGACCTGTTCGACTCCCCGGCGCCGGACGCGGCGAACACCAAGGAGATGAACAAGTCCTACTCCACGCTGACCCGGCGCGCCTTCGAGGCGAATTACCTCTCCTTCCACGAGAAACTCCCCGAGGTGGTCCAGGCCCCGACCTCGGTGGTCCCCGAGCACGTCACCGACGGCTCCTGCCGCTTCGTGCACGTGGACGCCTCACACCTGTACGAGCACGTGCACGGTGACATCGCCGCCGCCCACAAGGCCCTGGTACCCGAGGGCATCGTGTCCCTGGACGACTACCGCGCCGAGCACTGCCCGGGCGTCGCCTTCGCCACCTGGGAGGCCGTCGCGGTGGACGGGCTGCACCCGATCTGCGCGACCGGCACCAAGTTCTACGGGACCTGGGGCGACCCGGAGCCGGTGCGCGAGGCCCTGCTCGCGTGGCTGAAGGGGCGCGGCGACATGTGGCACGAGGTCCAGGGCTTGGGCGAGGAGCGCCTGATCCGTATCGACGGCAAGAAGGCGGCCACGCCGGACCAGCCCGAGTCCAAGCACACGGCGGCCGCACCGCCGGCCCCCGAGCCCAAGCCCGCCCCGGTGGCCGAGCCCGCCGCCGCCCGCCCCGCGATGAACCGCCCGAGCCGCGCCCGGCGCCTGGCCAAGGACATCCTGCCGCCCATCGTCACGCGCGCGGTCCGCCGCAAGCGCTGA
- a CDS encoding FHA domain-containing protein, protein MQIRLTVLGPRSDVPGQERNGDVLVTAPAGTALAAVAPALVTAVAGGEAQPVLYAGGRRLDPQRATLGEPPLTDGAVLHLGSPGAQGPDLADGAAQLHVVAGPDAGGVHLLHGGQILIGRSAEADVPLDDPDVSRLHCAITVAQGGRITVTDLGSTNGTEVDGAPLGSEPVPLAPGTLLRLGESTLRLAPAGGLDAVLHTAPDGEGHLRVTSAVGGTPSAGSSGSAVNSRDGQGTSEQLPGAAVPHPAASAGSAGRIPQARTPADDGTWAGPTPPAPPLGPPVRSGPGAPGESGPTRHQYGDSVWDSSGDDGGAAGFGRAPQGGNGQRGAALPKGGRRRGLAAFARKLTGGGGRGDTPAEDFAYAPEEPRGARERTGPEVCPDPAALLLTALGPGTRLWERGAGHPEALTVRLGLAEAPVGGGGRPVPLTVGLRQAGSLGLAGPRERLTGLARSVLAQLAALHTPDQLEIVLLSTNRAAPQGTSGQERTPAPSGGADWSWLGWLPHVRPGNGQDCRLLLAYDREQAAARTGELLRRLDDRLADEARTPDVPAAPSVLGSGSSVLVVDGDPGSATLRAAVTRLAAEGAAAGIHVLCLASVPAAQAGTSWEAMYEQARGLSPAFDVCGATALLTGDVATTLQLRYAGRESAASARPRGSDHGSRDHLSGDLLPGDPQSLVSQSLDPQSLDPQAPDAQSLDTRSWDARSLDARSLDAQSPDAQPLDTQPPNPQSLDHRSRVPHPPLTGTVDAVSPAWAERFARALAPLRTDSAGGGRPRVSAPLPQTARLLDELGLQRATPASLLARWASAADDTASPGGRALAVLGAGPRGPVPLDLVAEGPHAVIAGPAGSGRSELLRAVAASLAAAERPDRLAVVLVDGRDGTAAPARGEGLRACTDLPHVTTHLTANDPVRMREFAQALTAELKRRAELLGRTDFAEWHTGGGTDGSAPTPVPAPGAGAPVGSGPGTRVPSPRQGQGATGAGGASSAGSTSGAGEDLDAPPSTTLRLRPPARESRPDPGPPLPRLVVLVDDVDVLLAPPLGSPGRPAAGSVVRALEAVARDGARLGVHLVAVCAAQLPDWAPVVEAPVRVLLEAPAEGAEDPAPGRGRLLGRDGAATPVQSGRVTGRIPRTATLRPTVVPLEWERMGDPPTRRPVRELGNGPTDLALLASALERAARSVDADRVPSLL, encoded by the coding sequence ATGCAGATCCGGCTGACCGTCCTCGGGCCGCGGTCCGACGTTCCGGGCCAGGAACGGAACGGCGACGTACTGGTGACCGCCCCGGCCGGTACGGCGCTCGCCGCCGTGGCGCCCGCGCTGGTGACGGCGGTCGCGGGCGGTGAGGCCCAGCCGGTCCTGTACGCGGGCGGCCGCCGCCTCGACCCGCAGCGCGCCACGCTCGGCGAACCGCCGCTGACCGACGGGGCGGTACTGCACCTCGGCAGCCCCGGCGCGCAGGGCCCCGACCTCGCGGACGGTGCGGCCCAACTGCACGTCGTGGCCGGGCCGGACGCGGGCGGCGTCCACCTCTTGCACGGCGGACAGATCCTGATCGGACGCAGCGCCGAGGCCGACGTACCCCTGGACGACCCGGACGTCTCCCGGCTGCACTGCGCGATCACGGTGGCCCAGGGCGGCCGGATCACCGTCACCGACCTCGGCTCCACCAACGGCACCGAGGTCGACGGCGCCCCCCTCGGCAGCGAGCCCGTCCCGCTGGCGCCCGGCACCCTGCTGCGTCTGGGCGAGTCGACTCTGCGCCTGGCTCCGGCGGGTGGCCTGGACGCCGTTCTGCACACGGCTCCGGATGGCGAGGGGCATCTGCGGGTGACGTCGGCGGTCGGGGGAACTCCCTCCGCCGGTTCCTCCGGTTCGGCTGTGAACTCCCGTGACGGGCAAGGCACTTCGGAGCAGTTGCCCGGCGCGGCGGTTCCGCACCCGGCTGCCTCCGCCGGCTCGGCCGGGCGGATTCCCCAGGCGCGTACCCCTGCGGACGACGGCACGTGGGCCGGGCCGACTCCGCCCGCTCCCCCGCTCGGTCCGCCGGTACGCAGCGGCCCGGGCGCGCCCGGCGAGAGTGGGCCCACGCGGCACCAGTACGGCGACTCGGTCTGGGACAGCTCCGGTGACGACGGAGGCGCGGCGGGCTTCGGGCGGGCGCCCCAGGGCGGGAACGGGCAGCGCGGTGCGGCGCTGCCCAAAGGCGGGCGCAGGCGTGGACTGGCCGCGTTCGCACGCAAGTTGACCGGTGGCGGTGGCCGCGGCGACACCCCGGCCGAGGACTTCGCGTACGCGCCCGAGGAACCCCGGGGCGCACGGGAGCGGACCGGTCCCGAGGTGTGCCCCGATCCGGCGGCACTGCTCCTGACGGCGCTCGGGCCCGGTACGCGGCTGTGGGAGCGCGGCGCGGGGCATCCGGAGGCGCTCACGGTACGGCTGGGCCTCGCCGAGGCGCCGGTGGGCGGCGGCGGGCGGCCGGTGCCGCTGACCGTCGGGCTGCGGCAGGCGGGCTCGCTGGGCCTCGCGGGTCCACGGGAACGGCTGACCGGTCTCGCCCGCTCGGTACTCGCCCAGCTGGCGGCGCTGCACACCCCCGACCAGCTGGAGATCGTGCTGCTCAGTACCAACCGGGCGGCCCCACAAGGGACTTCGGGCCAGGAACGGACTCCCGCCCCGTCCGGCGGGGCCGACTGGTCCTGGCTCGGCTGGCTCCCCCATGTACGTCCCGGCAACGGCCAGGACTGCCGCCTGCTCCTCGCGTACGACCGCGAGCAGGCCGCCGCCCGCACCGGCGAACTCCTGCGCAGACTGGACGACCGCCTCGCCGACGAGGCCAGGACGCCTGACGTCCCCGCCGCCCCTTCCGTCCTCGGCTCCGGCAGCAGTGTGCTCGTGGTCGACGGTGACCCCGGGTCGGCCACGCTGCGCGCGGCCGTGACGCGTCTGGCGGCCGAGGGCGCGGCCGCGGGGATCCACGTCCTGTGCCTGGCTTCGGTCCCGGCCGCCCAGGCCGGGACCTCGTGGGAGGCGATGTACGAGCAGGCGCGCGGCCTCTCCCCCGCCTTCGACGTCTGCGGCGCCACCGCGTTGCTCACCGGGGATGTCGCGACCACGCTTCAACTGCGGTACGCGGGGCGGGAGTCCGCCGCGAGTGCCCGCCCGAGGGGCTCGGATCACGGGTCCCGGGATCACCTGTCCGGGGACCTGCTGCCCGGGGACCCGCAGTCCCTGGTCTCGCAGTCCCTGGACCCGCAGTCCCTGGACCCACAAGCACCGGACGCGCAGTCCCTGGATACACGGTCCTGGGATGCACGGTCCCTGGATGCTCGGTCCCTGGATGCACAGTCCCCAGATGCACAGCCCCTGGATACACAGCCCCCGAACCCGCAATCCCTGGATCACCGGTCCCGGGTCCCCCACCCCCCACTCACCGGAACCGTCGACGCGGTCTCCCCGGCCTGGGCCGAGCGTTTCGCCCGGGCGCTGGCGCCCCTGCGTACGGACTCGGCGGGCGGCGGTCGGCCGAGGGTCAGTGCGCCGCTGCCCCAAACCGCCCGGCTGCTCGACGAGTTGGGGCTGCAACGGGCCACCCCGGCCTCGCTGCTCGCGCGGTGGGCGTCGGCCGCCGACGACACGGCTTCGCCGGGCGGCCGGGCGCTGGCCGTGCTTGGCGCCGGGCCGCGCGGTCCGGTACCGCTCGACCTGGTGGCCGAGGGCCCGCACGCCGTGATCGCGGGCCCGGCGGGCAGCGGGCGCAGTGAGTTGCTGCGGGCCGTGGCCGCCTCGCTCGCCGCGGCCGAACGTCCGGACCGGCTGGCCGTGGTCCTGGTCGACGGCCGGGACGGGACCGCCGCACCGGCGCGCGGCGAGGGCCTGCGGGCCTGTACCGACCTGCCGCATGTCACCACCCATCTGACCGCCAACGACCCGGTGCGCATGCGGGAGTTCGCCCAGGCGCTGACCGCGGAGCTCAAGCGCCGCGCCGAACTGCTCGGACGTACGGACTTCGCCGAGTGGCACACCGGCGGCGGTACGGACGGCTCGGCCCCGACGCCCGTACCGGCCCCCGGAGCGGGCGCCCCCGTCGGCTCGGGACCTGGCACCCGAGTCCCGTCCCCGAGGCAGGGCCAAGGCGCGACCGGCGCAGGCGGCGCGAGCAGCGCAGGTAGCACGAGCGGGGCGGGCGAGGACCTGGACGCGCCCCCGAGCACCACCCTCCGTCTGCGGCCGCCCGCCCGGGAGTCGCGCCCCGACCCGGGGCCGCCGCTGCCCCGGCTGGTCGTCCTGGTCGACGACGTGGACGTGCTGCTCGCCCCGCCGCTGGGCTCGCCGGGCCGGCCCGCCGCCGGTTCGGTGGTGCGGGCCCTGGAGGCGGTGGCGCGGGACGGCGCACGGCTCGGCGTGCACTTGGTGGCGGTCTGCGCCGCCCAACTGCCCGACTGGGCACCGGTGGTGGAGGCTCCCGTACGGGTGCTGCTCGAAGCGCCCGCGGAGGGTGCCGAGGATCCGGCGCCGGGGCGCGGGCGGCTGCTCGGCCGGGACGGGGCGGCCACGCCGGTGCAGTCGGGGCGGGTGACCGGACGCATTCCGCGTACCGCGACCCTGCGCCCGACCGTCGTACCGCTGGAGTGGGAGCGCATGGGCGATCCGCCCACCCGCAGGCCGGTGCGCGAGCTGGGCAACGGGCCCACCGACCTCGCCCTGCTCGCCAGCGCCCTGGAACGCGCGGCCCGTTCGGTCGACGCGGACCGGGTGCCGTCCCTGCTCTGA
- a CDS encoding carbohydrate ABC transporter permease translates to MKTASAGGAAAAPPAPVPSRRSVTGTRTAMAVLFLLPTLVLLGALVVYPIGYSLVRSFLDQSGSSFVGLDNYEELFTDSTIRTAVKNNLIWVVLGPTVATALGLIFAVLTERVSWGTAFKLIIFMPMAISMLASGIIFRLVYEQDPDKGVANAVWVGAHDTFAESSAFPKAHPGRESPLAPAGGGAFLTKEPVRAGTPVLLPLVGVAPDQMPDGTLPAKAAATDPGQVTGTAWQDFTRGKGVGTLKGIDGSESGYSGMRVEAVKGGEVVASTTTADDGSFTLPKEADGAKLRLPADNFREPYNGVDWLGPSFVTPAIIGSYVWMWAGFAMVLIAAGLAGVPRELLEAARVDGANEWQVFRRITVPLLAPVLAVVMVTLMINVLKIFDLVFIIAPGSSQDDANVLALQLYRSAFSDDQPGIASAISVLLLLLVVPVMLFNIRRLRREVRR, encoded by the coding sequence ATGAAAACGGCTTCGGCGGGAGGCGCCGCTGCGGCGCCTCCCGCGCCCGTACCGTCGCGCAGGAGCGTGACGGGAACGCGTACCGCCATGGCGGTGCTGTTCCTGCTGCCCACGCTCGTCCTGCTCGGCGCGCTCGTGGTCTACCCGATCGGGTACTCGCTGGTCCGCAGCTTCCTGGACCAGTCCGGAAGCTCCTTCGTGGGCCTGGACAACTACGAGGAGTTGTTCACCGACAGCACCATCCGCACCGCGGTCAAGAACAACCTGATCTGGGTGGTGCTCGGCCCGACGGTGGCCACGGCGCTGGGCCTGATCTTCGCGGTCCTCACCGAGCGGGTGAGCTGGGGAACCGCGTTCAAGCTGATCATCTTCATGCCGATGGCGATCTCGATGCTCGCCTCCGGGATCATCTTCCGGCTCGTCTACGAGCAGGACCCGGACAAGGGCGTGGCCAACGCGGTCTGGGTGGGTGCCCACGACACCTTCGCCGAGTCGTCCGCATTCCCCAAGGCGCACCCGGGCCGTGAGTCGCCGCTGGCCCCGGCGGGCGGCGGCGCGTTCCTCACCAAGGAGCCGGTACGGGCCGGAACTCCCGTACTGCTGCCGCTGGTCGGCGTCGCCCCGGACCAGATGCCGGACGGCACGCTGCCCGCGAAGGCGGCGGCCACCGATCCGGGCCAGGTGACCGGGACGGCCTGGCAGGACTTCACCCGCGGCAAGGGCGTGGGCACCCTCAAGGGCATCGACGGCTCGGAGTCCGGTTACTCGGGCATGCGGGTCGAGGCGGTCAAGGGCGGCGAGGTCGTCGCGTCCACGACCACCGCGGACGACGGCAGCTTCACCCTGCCCAAGGAGGCGGACGGGGCGAAACTGCGGCTGCCCGCCGACAACTTCCGCGAGCCGTACAACGGTGTCGACTGGCTCGGCCCGTCCTTCGTCACCCCGGCCATCATCGGCAGCTACGTATGGATGTGGGCGGGCTTCGCGATGGTCCTGATCGCGGCCGGGCTCGCGGGAGTGCCGAGAGAACTGCTCGAAGCGGCGCGGGTGGACGGCGCCAACGAGTGGCAGGTCTTCCGGCGCATAACGGTGCCGCTGCTCGCGCCGGTGCTCGCGGTCGTCATGGTCACGCTGATGATCAACGTTCTGAAGATCTTCGACCTGGTCTTCATCATCGCGCCGGGCTCCTCGCAGGACGACGCGAACGTCCTGGCGCTCCAGCTCTACCGCTCGGCCTTCTCCGACGACCAGCCGGGTATCGCCAGCGCCATCTCGGTGCTCCTGCTGCTGCTCGTGGTGCCGGTGATGCTCTTCAACATCAGGCGACTGAGGCGGGAGGTACGGCGATGA
- a CDS encoding ABC transporter substrate-binding protein: protein MRTHRQAHHTGRGRNRNTLRAGAVVIAGALALTLGACGGDSDDDKDKGGKDAKESAPSVQLPKLDGEKLEVAAVWTGAEQANFKKVLDEFGKRTGAEVTFVPAQDPIINFLGSKIAGGSPPDVAMLPQVGAIQQAVDKKWAKPVGKEAQDQLAKNYARGWQDLGKIGGTQYGVYFKAANKSLVWYNAKVFENAGAQEPKTWKDFLATSQTVYDSGVTPLSVGGADGWTLTDWFENIYLSQAGPEKYDQLAQHKIKWTDPSVKDALTTLGELFGKKDYVAGGADGALQTEFPASVTQTFTGGEQPKAGMVFEGDFVGINIAETDAKIGTDAKVFPFPAVGDKAPVVSGGDAAVLLKESKAGQALLTFLASPDAAEIWAGQGGFLSPNKNADLAAYPNDVQRSMAKALIDAGDDFRFDMSDQAPQSFGGTPGKGEWKALQDFLKNPKDVAGTQKALEADAAKAYKG, encoded by the coding sequence ATGCGCACTCATCGTCAGGCACACCACACCGGCCGCGGCCGGAACCGGAACACCTTACGAGCGGGGGCAGTTGTGATCGCGGGCGCGCTCGCGCTGACGCTCGGCGCCTGCGGAGGCGACTCTGACGACGACAAGGACAAGGGCGGCAAGGACGCCAAGGAGAGCGCGCCGAGCGTCCAACTGCCCAAGCTGGACGGCGAGAAGCTCGAAGTCGCCGCGGTGTGGACCGGCGCCGAGCAGGCCAACTTCAAGAAGGTGCTGGACGAGTTCGGCAAGCGGACCGGCGCCGAGGTCACCTTCGTACCGGCGCAGGACCCGATCATCAACTTCCTCGGTTCGAAGATCGCGGGCGGTTCGCCGCCGGACGTGGCGATGCTGCCGCAGGTCGGTGCGATCCAGCAGGCCGTGGACAAGAAGTGGGCCAAGCCGGTCGGCAAGGAGGCGCAGGACCAGCTCGCCAAAAACTACGCGCGTGGCTGGCAGGACCTCGGCAAGATCGGCGGCACGCAGTACGGCGTGTACTTCAAGGCCGCGAACAAGTCCCTGGTCTGGTACAACGCCAAGGTCTTCGAGAACGCGGGCGCCCAGGAACCGAAGACCTGGAAGGACTTCCTGGCCACCTCCCAGACCGTCTACGACTCGGGCGTGACCCCGCTGTCGGTGGGCGGCGCGGACGGCTGGACGCTCACCGACTGGTTCGAGAACATCTACCTCTCGCAGGCCGGGCCCGAGAAGTACGACCAGCTCGCCCAGCACAAGATCAAGTGGACCGACCCGTCCGTGAAGGACGCGCTGACCACCCTCGGTGAACTCTTCGGCAAGAAGGACTACGTGGCGGGCGGCGCGGACGGCGCGCTGCAGACGGAGTTCCCGGCCTCGGTCACCCAGACCTTCACCGGCGGCGAGCAGCCGAAGGCGGGCATGGTCTTCGAGGGCGACTTCGTGGGCATCAACATCGCCGAGACCGACGCCAAGATCGGCACCGACGCGAAGGTCTTCCCGTTCCCGGCGGTCGGCGACAAGGCACCGGTGGTCAGCGGCGGCGACGCGGCCGTCCTCCTGAAGGAGTCGAAGGCGGGCCAGGCACTGCTGACCTTCCTCGCCTCGCCGGACGCCGCCGAGATCTGGGCCGGGCAGGGCGGCTTCCTGTCGCCGAACAAGAACGCGGACCTCGCGGCGTACCCGAACGACGTGCAGCGCTCGATGGCCAAGGCGCTGATCGACGCCGGTGACGACTTCCGCTTCGACATGTCCGACCAGGCCCCGCAGTCCTTCGGCGGCACGCCCGGCAAGGGCGAGTGGAAGGCGCTGCAGGACTTCCTGAAGAACCCGAAGGACGTGGCGGGCACCCAGAAGGCGCTGGAGGCCGACGCGGCCAAGGCGTACAAGGGCTGA
- a CDS encoding carbohydrate ABC transporter permease — protein sequence MSAQSDVAGGVPVVTEKAAAKQSVATRLAAAAGGGLLRVFLIVVGLFWLVPTVGLLLASLRTPEDTAASGWWNVITEPSKITFDSYSTLLDNSQITDSLWNTVLITVPTTLLVVVVGSLAGYAFAWMEFPGRDWWFLGVVGLLVVPVQVALLPIARLFGDLGIFGSMVGVVLFHTGFGLPFAVFLLRNFFAEIPRELLEAARLDGAGELRLFFRVVMPLGGPAIASLGIFQFLWVWNDMLVALIFADAGSQPITVALQTQVRQFGNNVDVLAPGAFISMVIPLAVFFAFQRQFVTGVMAGAVK from the coding sequence ATGAGCGCACAGAGCGACGTGGCCGGCGGCGTGCCCGTCGTCACCGAGAAGGCCGCGGCGAAGCAGTCGGTGGCCACACGGCTCGCGGCGGCCGCGGGCGGCGGTCTGCTGCGGGTGTTCCTGATCGTGGTCGGCCTGTTCTGGCTGGTGCCGACGGTGGGCCTGCTGCTCGCCTCGCTGCGTACGCCCGAGGACACCGCGGCCAGCGGCTGGTGGAACGTGATCACCGAGCCGTCGAAGATCACCTTCGACAGCTACTCGACCCTGCTCGACAACTCCCAGATCACCGACTCGCTGTGGAACACCGTGCTCATCACGGTGCCCACCACACTGCTGGTCGTGGTGGTGGGCTCGCTGGCCGGATACGCCTTCGCGTGGATGGAGTTCCCGGGCCGCGACTGGTGGTTCCTCGGGGTGGTCGGGCTGCTCGTGGTGCCGGTGCAGGTGGCGCTGCTGCCGATCGCGCGGCTCTTCGGCGACCTCGGCATCTTCGGCTCCATGGTGGGCGTGGTCCTGTTCCACACCGGCTTCGGTCTGCCGTTCGCGGTGTTCCTGCTGCGGAACTTCTTCGCGGAGATCCCCCGGGAGCTCCTGGAGGCGGCGCGGCTCGACGGCGCGGGCGAACTGCGGCTGTTCTTCCGGGTGGTGATGCCGCTCGGCGGGCCCGCGATCGCCTCGCTCGGCATCTTCCAGTTCCTGTGGGTCTGGAACGACATGCTGGTGGCGCTGATCTTCGCGGACGCCGGCAGCCAGCCGATCACGGTGGCCCTGCAGACGCAGGTCCGCCAGTTCGGCAACAACGTCGACGTACTGGCGCCGGGCGCGTTCATCTCCATGGTGATCCCGCTGGCGGTGTTCTTCGCCTTCCAGCGGCAGTTCGTCACGGGTGTGATGGCGGGTGCGGTGAAGTAG
- a CDS encoding serine/threonine-protein kinase, whose product MRPVGSKYILEEPLGRGATGTVWRASQRETAGAEAAVQGRPGETVAIKVLKEELAGDADVVMRFLRERSVLMRLTHENIVRVRDLVVEGDLLALVMDLIDGPDLHRYLRDNGPFSPVAASLLTAQIADALAASHADGVVHRDLKPANVLLKQTDGEMHPMLTDFGIARLADSPGLTRTQEFVGTPAYVAPESAEGRPQTSAVDIYGAGILLYELLTGRPPFAGGSALEVLHQHIGAEPRRPSTVPDPLWTVIERCLRKDPAQRPSAENLARGLRVVAQGIGVHATAEQIGAAENVAGLLAPDPDPTSVQEVPGAADPTQVLGHTGHDPNAATSVLPQTSGQGPHGGADPTAVLPPVPPGEGPARQPEGPHPWENQLRAARDRNEHTQMQYLDPGQDPLRRRPQRQAARPQQPQRRQTPQPQQYAPAPQPQPQRYAPAPAPQPQPQHYAPPQQPAPPQQPRERRRSANPARIPGLGCLKGCLITLVLLFVASWLVWEFSPLQDWIGTSKSYWDQITDSVDKITDLLDKINGAEEKTKQGQ is encoded by the coding sequence GTGCGGCCGGTAGGCAGCAAGTACATCCTCGAGGAGCCGCTCGGCCGCGGCGCCACGGGCACCGTCTGGCGGGCCTCCCAGAGGGAGACCGCGGGCGCGGAGGCGGCCGTACAGGGGCGGCCCGGTGAGACCGTGGCCATCAAGGTCCTCAAGGAGGAACTCGCGGGCGACGCGGACGTCGTCATGCGGTTCCTGCGCGAGCGCTCGGTCCTGATGCGGCTGACTCACGAGAACATCGTGCGGGTGCGCGACCTGGTCGTGGAGGGCGATCTGCTCGCCCTGGTCATGGACCTGATCGACGGGCCCGACCTGCACCGCTACCTGCGCGACAACGGCCCGTTCAGCCCGGTCGCCGCCTCGCTGCTCACGGCGCAGATCGCGGACGCGCTGGCGGCCAGCCACGCGGACGGTGTCGTGCACCGGGACCTCAAGCCCGCGAACGTGCTGCTGAAGCAGACCGACGGCGAGATGCACCCGATGCTGACCGACTTCGGCATCGCGCGCCTCGCCGACTCTCCGGGGCTGACCCGGACCCAGGAGTTCGTCGGGACCCCGGCGTACGTGGCGCCCGAGTCGGCCGAGGGCAGGCCGCAGACCTCGGCCGTGGACATCTACGGCGCGGGCATCCTGCTGTACGAACTGCTCACCGGGCGGCCGCCGTTCGCCGGTGGTTCCGCACTCGAAGTGCTGCACCAGCACATCGGCGCCGAGCCGCGCCGCCCGTCCACCGTGCCGGACCCGCTGTGGACCGTGATCGAGCGCTGCCTGCGCAAGGACCCGGCGCAGCGGCCGAGCGCCGAGAACCTCGCGCGCGGGCTGCGGGTCGTCGCCCAGGGCATCGGGGTGCACGCCACCGCCGAGCAGATCGGCGCCGCGGAGAACGTCGCGGGCCTGCTCGCGCCCGACCCGGATCCCACCTCCGTGCAGGAGGTGCCGGGCGCCGCCGACCCCACCCAGGTCCTCGGCCACACGGGCCACGACCCGAACGCGGCCACCAGCGTGCTGCCGCAGACCTCCGGCCAGGGCCCGCACGGCGGCGCCGACCCCACGGCCGTACTGCCGCCGGTTCCGCCCGGCGAGGGCCCGGCCCGGCAGCCCGAAGGCCCGCACCCCTGGGAGAACCAGCTCCGCGCGGCACGCGACCGCAACGAGCACACCCAGATGCAGTACCTGGACCCGGGACAGGACCCGCTGCGCCGCCGCCCGCAGCGTCAGGCGGCCCGCCCCCAGCAGCCGCAGCGCAGGCAGACGCCCCAGCCCCAGCAGTACGCCCCGGCCCCTCAGCCCCAGCCGCAGCGGTACGCGCCCGCCCCGGCGCCGCAGCCCCAGCCGCAGCACTACGCGCCGCCCCAGCAGCCCGCGCCGCCGCAGCAGCCGCGCGAGCGCAGGCGCAGCGCCAACCCGGCGCGGATCCCCGGGCTCGGCTGCCTCAAGGGCTGCCTGATCACGTTGGTGCTCCTGTTCGTGGCGAGCTGGCTGGTGTGGGAGTTCAGCCCGCTCCAGGACTGGATCGGCACGTCCAAGAGCTACTGGGACCAGATCACCGACTCCGTCGACAAGATCACGGACCTCCTGGACAAGATCAACGGCGCCGAGGAGAAGACCAAACAGGGGCAGTAG